One genomic segment of Clostridium saccharoperbutylacetonicum N1-4(HMT) includes these proteins:
- a CDS encoding nitroreductase family protein, whose amino-acid sequence MNLINVNQSKCIKCGLCTNVCPSSVLSMDKSGPIVINDNNCIACGQCVAVCPNEALDNIKSPVSKQTAIETFPVINSKTAEYFLRSRRSIRGYKNTSVPKEKLLELVNIAHYAPTASNSQCISYIIVENKNILEKASKIIVEWMEEQLKTPSPHWSFSRHVRNYTVDGIDSILRNAPHLIIATAPKNFKNGRENTISELTYAELYATTMGLGSCWAGLFEFCAFSSYPPLISLFNIPEDKVITGAIMVGYPKYKYKRLVKRNSLDVEFID is encoded by the coding sequence ATGAATTTAATTAATGTAAACCAATCTAAATGTATTAAATGTGGACTTTGTACAAATGTATGCCCATCAAGTGTTTTATCAATGGACAAATCTGGACCTATAGTCATAAATGATAATAATTGCATAGCATGTGGACAATGTGTTGCTGTATGTCCAAATGAGGCACTTGATAATATAAAATCACCAGTCTCAAAGCAAACTGCTATTGAGACCTTTCCAGTAATAAATTCAAAAACTGCTGAATATTTTCTTAGATCAAGGCGTTCAATAAGAGGTTATAAAAACACCTCTGTACCTAAGGAAAAATTATTAGAATTAGTTAATATTGCACATTATGCACCTACTGCAAGTAACAGTCAATGTATTTCTTATATTATCGTTGAAAATAAGAATATATTAGAAAAAGCTTCTAAAATTATAGTTGAATGGATGGAAGAACAATTAAAAACACCTTCTCCTCATTGGAGTTTCTCAAGGCATGTAAGAAATTATACAGTAGATGGAATAGACTCAATCTTAAGAAATGCCCCTCATCTAATAATTGCAACAGCTCCAAAGAATTTTAAGAATGGGCGAGAAAACACTATTTCAGAACTCACCTATGCTGAACTCTATGCAACTACTATGGGACTAGGTTCTTGCTGGGCTGGCTTGTTTGAATTTTGTGCATTTTCTAGCTATCCTCCACTAATTTCTCTATTTAATATCCCTGAAGACAAAGTTATTACTGGCGCTATTATGGTTGGATATCCAAAATATAAATATAAACGACTTGTTAAAAGAAATTCTTTGGATGTTGAATTTATTGATTAA
- the idi gene encoding isopentenyl-diphosphate Delta-isomerase — MKEYIIAVDELDNEIGKIEKMEAHHKGVLHRAFSILVFNSKKQLLLQKRNIKKYHSPGLWTNTCCSHPRYGEKLEEAIYRRLKEEMGFTCELKEIFSFIYKVELEKDLFENEFDHVFIGKYDGEIIANEDEVDAFKWADISEIKNDIFNKPELYTYWFKCLINRTENMLKDVL, encoded by the coding sequence ATGAAGGAATATATAATAGCTGTTGATGAACTTGATAATGAAATTGGTAAGATTGAAAAAATGGAGGCTCACCATAAAGGCGTATTACATAGAGCATTTTCTATATTAGTATTTAATTCTAAAAAGCAATTATTGTTACAAAAAAGAAACATAAAAAAGTATCATTCACCTGGACTATGGACTAATACGTGCTGTAGTCATCCTAGATATGGTGAGAAATTAGAAGAGGCAATTTATAGAAGGCTTAAAGAGGAAATGGGTTTTACATGTGAGCTTAAAGAAATTTTTAGTTTTATTTATAAGGTAGAACTTGAAAAAGATCTTTTTGAAAATGAATTCGACCATGTATTTATTGGAAAATACGATGGGGAAATAATTGCAAATGAGGATGAAGTTGATGCTTTTAAATGGGCAGATATTAGTGAAATTAAAAATGATATTTTTAATAAACCAGAACTATATACTTATTGGTTTAAATGTTTAATAAATAGAACAGAAAATATGTTAAAAGATGTGCTTTAA
- a CDS encoding GNAT family N-acetyltransferase — protein sequence MNNYIIEESNENEAELVVENLVNYNLSKVPQTQQQAFVCINRIIKNNDSEIIAGINSKMYCWNCLYIDSLWVEETFRKEGIGTKLLNEVEQIAIGQGCKLIHLDTFDFQAKDFYIKQGYEVFGVLNECPHNHKRYYMKKNIK from the coding sequence ATGAATAATTATATTATAGAAGAAAGTAATGAAAATGAAGCAGAATTAGTTGTAGAAAATTTGGTGAATTATAATTTATCTAAAGTTCCTCAAACTCAGCAGCAAGCTTTTGTATGTATAAATAGAATTATCAAGAATAATGATAGTGAAATTATTGCAGGAATAAATAGCAAAATGTATTGCTGGAATTGCCTCTATATAGATTCTTTGTGGGTTGAGGAAACTTTTAGGAAAGAGGGAATTGGTACTAAACTTTTAAATGAAGTCGAGCAAATAGCAATAGGTCAAGGATGCAAGTTAATTCATTTGGACACATTTGATTTTCAAGCTAAAGATTTCTATATAAAGCAAGGATATGAAGTTTTCGGAGTATTAAATGAATGTCCTCATAATCATAAACGATATTATATGAAAAAGAATATAAAATGA
- a CDS encoding methyl-accepting chemotaxis protein → MLFRKAPCHEAECIIKNVEDRLSGKDSDKPIIDYPIHKTIFSHFDRLLEGEKKMSVSAKKMLEHTSSLSDFDVKTSYSSNKLIDFAKDMSIVSESNLAVVEEITANMNQVNNSINITSDTMNQLSESSKALVEKNDEGMHELKEIKLLKENVVEDMNNLSEQIKNLVQMVAKVNEIVDGVEEIAEQTNLLALNASIEAARAGEAGKGFAVVAEEIGKLADNTKINLNDMRIFVNNIHVAATNGRDSMEHTITSTMNMNSKLDGINDTIIENVSLLKETINDVNQLSESMKEIREATKQINVAMDSSAKDAERLNYMTQEIHTDAVESAENAKQISMIDTELSEIVKEMISSLNGGINALSNNELVNALVKAKEAHNKWMGNLGKILTEMKIYPIQTNSKKCAFGHFYNSINISHPDIAPYWTAIDKIHHELHNTGTKVIEAIKRHDKEHANDLYSQAEKLSKEIFTYIDTIIEEIQKKSKLGIEILKEAK, encoded by the coding sequence ATGTTATTTAGAAAAGCACCATGTCATGAAGCAGAATGTATTATTAAAAATGTTGAAGATAGATTAAGTGGTAAGGATAGTGATAAACCAATAATAGATTATCCAATTCATAAGACTATTTTTTCTCATTTTGATAGACTTTTAGAGGGAGAGAAGAAAATGTCAGTTAGTGCTAAGAAAATGTTAGAACATACTTCTTCACTAAGCGACTTTGACGTCAAAACAAGCTACTCTTCTAATAAGTTAATTGACTTTGCAAAAGATATGTCTATTGTGAGTGAATCTAATCTTGCAGTAGTTGAAGAAATCACAGCAAATATGAATCAAGTCAATAATTCTATCAATATTACATCAGACACAATGAATCAGTTATCAGAATCTTCAAAGGCTTTAGTCGAAAAAAATGATGAAGGTATGCATGAACTAAAGGAAATTAAACTCTTAAAAGAAAATGTTGTTGAAGATATGAATAATTTAAGTGAACAGATTAAAAATTTAGTTCAAATGGTAGCAAAAGTTAATGAAATAGTTGATGGTGTAGAAGAAATAGCAGAACAAACAAACCTCCTAGCTCTAAATGCATCAATTGAAGCTGCACGTGCTGGAGAAGCTGGAAAGGGTTTTGCTGTTGTTGCTGAGGAAATTGGAAAACTTGCAGATAATACAAAAATAAATTTAAACGATATGAGAATTTTTGTTAACAATATACATGTTGCAGCTACAAATGGTCGAGATAGTATGGAGCATACAATTACTTCTACTATGAACATGAATTCAAAATTAGATGGAATTAATGATACCATTATTGAAAATGTATCATTATTAAAAGAAACTATTAATGATGTTAATCAGTTGTCAGAATCGATGAAAGAAATAAGAGAGGCAACTAAACAAATTAATGTTGCAATGGACTCTTCAGCTAAAGATGCAGAAAGATTAAATTATATGACACAAGAAATTCATACTGATGCCGTTGAAAGTGCTGAAAATGCTAAACAAATATCAATGATTGATACTGAATTAAGCGAAATAGTTAAAGAAATGATATCCTCCTTAAACGGTGGAATAAATGCGCTCTCAAACAATGAACTTGTAAATGCTTTAGTAAAAGCAAAAGAAGCTCATAACAAATGGATGGGTAATTTAGGAAAAATCTTAACTGAGATGAAAATTTATCCAATACAAACAAATTCAAAAAAATGTGCTTTTGGCCATTTCTATAATTCTATTAATATTTCTCACCCAGATATTGCACCATATTGGACGGCTATTGATAAAATACATCATGAATTACATAACACTGGGACTAAAGTTATTGAGGCTATAAAAAGACATGACAAAGAACATGCTAATGACTTATATTCTCAGGCTGAAAAATTATCAAAAGAAATTTTTACGTACATAGATACTATTATCGAAGAAATCCAAAAGAAATCTAAATTAGGAATAGAAATATTAAAAGAAGCAAAATAA
- a CDS encoding MarR family winged helix-turn-helix transcriptional regulator, with translation MDYEKEFYLLHIMQQAFSSLFSVSNKLQVLGDQYCAPLTSRQYMTMLAVLHLPKDETTLINVAKKLGTTKQNVTQLIKSLEKKNFISIMPSKKDKRAVNICLTEQGIEAMIKCGKDAGVNFMVEIFKDFTREEIETLWKLLIKLYSFDGVEMDGFEENVQIPNVDLEDDLKLILANFSEMRNSR, from the coding sequence ATGGATTATGAAAAAGAATTTTATTTATTACACATAATGCAACAAGCATTTTCAAGTCTTTTTTCAGTTTCAAATAAACTTCAAGTTTTAGGGGATCAATATTGTGCTCCATTAACATCAAGGCAGTATATGACAATGCTTGCAGTACTTCATTTGCCTAAAGATGAAACTACTCTTATAAACGTGGCTAAAAAGCTCGGAACTACTAAACAAAATGTAACTCAATTAATTAAAAGTCTTGAAAAGAAAAACTTTATATCTATTATGCCAAGCAAAAAAGATAAAAGAGCGGTTAACATTTGTTTAACTGAACAAGGCATTGAGGCTATGATTAAATGTGGAAAAGATGCTGGAGTTAATTTCATGGTAGAAATTTTTAAAGATTTTACTAGGGAAGAAATAGAAACTCTTTGGAAGTTATTAATTAAATTATATAGTTTTGATGGTGTTGAAATGGATGGATTTGAAGAAAATGTTCAAATTCCTAATGTTGATTTGGAAGACGATTTAAAATTAATATTAGCTAACTTTTCTGAAATGAGAAATTCAAGATAA
- a CDS encoding 2-keto-3-deoxygluconate permease, with translation MKLLSHIKKIPAGTMIVPLFVSAILNTFCPWILRIGSYSQALLSDDGLRVAMFLTLLFTGTQIKMSDIPEALKRGGSHVLFKYLAGAGIYICIFHFFGYGGIFGVCSLAILCALTNNNGSLYMGLMESYGDHADLVARPMFNLNSGPMLSLLTIGVSGGGVSYQEYITILLPLCIGITLANLDDEIRRATKSGNALVLPIMGFILGANIDLAKIIEGGFGGIFLFVIVMLVTGPVAFIVDRFLLKRPGYGGIATVSVAGNTIAVPAMIAQIAPDFAPYVKLATIQISCAAVLSAILCPFIVQWFAKKFGCPKYEENFGIKLSGITG, from the coding sequence GTGAAATTATTAAGTCATATTAAAAAGATTCCAGCAGGAACAATGATTGTACCTCTATTCGTTTCTGCTATATTAAATACATTTTGTCCTTGGATTTTGAGAATAGGAAGTTATAGTCAAGCATTGCTTTCTGATGATGGCTTAAGAGTAGCTATGTTTTTGACTTTATTATTTACAGGAACACAAATAAAAATGAGTGATATACCAGAGGCTTTAAAACGTGGTGGAAGTCATGTGTTATTTAAATATTTGGCAGGAGCTGGTATTTACATTTGTATATTTCATTTCTTCGGCTATGGAGGAATTTTTGGTGTATGCAGTTTGGCAATTTTATGTGCATTAACAAATAACAATGGTAGCTTATATATGGGATTAATGGAAAGCTATGGTGATCATGCTGATCTTGTTGCAAGACCGATGTTTAACTTGAATTCAGGTCCGATGTTATCTTTGCTAACTATTGGGGTTTCTGGAGGAGGAGTAAGTTATCAAGAATATATAACAATTTTACTGCCATTATGTATTGGGATAACTTTAGCTAACCTTGACGATGAAATTAGAAGAGCTACAAAGAGTGGAAATGCATTAGTGCTTCCAATAATGGGCTTTATCTTAGGTGCAAATATTGACTTAGCTAAAATTATAGAAGGAGGCTTTGGTGGGATTTTCCTTTTTGTTATTGTGATGCTTGTTACTGGACCAGTAGCATTTATTGTAGATAGATTTCTGCTTAAAAGACCAGGGTATGGTGGAATAGCAACTGTATCTGTAGCAGGTAATACAATTGCAGTACCTGCAATGATAGCACAAATAGCTCCTGATTTTGCTCCTTATGTAAAATTAGCTACTATACAAATCTCATGTGCTGCTGTTTTGTCAGCAATATTGTGTCCTTTTATAGTACAATGGTTTGCAAAAAAATTTGGATGCCCTAAATATGAAGAGAATTTTGGAATTAAATTGAGTGGAATTACTGGATAA
- a CDS encoding alpha/beta fold hydrolase, producing the protein MKNKNCRVIYFEEYIHINGMNQYLFHAGKKADNQVMLFLHGGPGFAESSLSHMFQEKWEEIFTVVHWDQCGAGKTLIKNPDKYPTMDLLLKDLFEIIQYLKKKYNKEKIILMGHSWGTILGSVFIKKYPEEVAYYIGVGQVINMFDNERLGYEKVRELAFQANDKRSLKILEGLGDYPVGLSGIEFKKKSEKLREIQGKYNLAVNFNLSAVIELIRSPIFKLTDIFSLLKIDKVNKEIIEYWRKFNIRSESAEYKVPIYYILGENDWQTPYVLAEKYFKIINSPHKKMYLIPNAGHMTMVDQPKLFFESLLEINLNN; encoded by the coding sequence ATGAAAAATAAAAATTGCAGAGTAATTTATTTTGAGGAATATATACACATTAATGGCATGAACCAATATTTATTTCATGCTGGTAAAAAAGCTGATAATCAAGTGATGTTATTTTTACACGGAGGACCAGGTTTTGCAGAATCTTCACTTTCACATATGTTTCAAGAAAAGTGGGAAGAAATCTTTACAGTGGTACATTGGGATCAATGTGGCGCTGGAAAAACTTTAATTAAGAATCCAGATAAATATCCAACGATGGATTTATTGTTAAAGGATTTATTTGAAATAATTCAATATTTAAAGAAAAAATATAATAAAGAAAAAATTATATTAATGGGTCATTCATGGGGAACTATTCTAGGAAGTGTATTTATTAAAAAATATCCAGAAGAAGTTGCTTACTATATTGGGGTTGGTCAGGTTATAAATATGTTTGATAATGAGCGTTTGGGTTATGAAAAGGTTAGAGAATTGGCGTTCCAGGCTAATGATAAAAGATCATTAAAAATACTTGAAGGCTTAGGTGATTATCCAGTTGGATTATCTGGTATTGAATTTAAGAAGAAATCTGAAAAATTACGTGAAATTCAGGGAAAATATAATCTAGCAGTTAACTTCAATTTATCTGCAGTCATTGAATTAATTAGAAGTCCAATATTTAAGTTAACAGATATTTTTTCATTACTAAAAATAGATAAGGTCAATAAAGAAATAATAGAATATTGGAGAAAATTTAATATAAGATCTGAATCGGCAGAGTACAAAGTACCAATTTATTATATTTTAGGAGAAAATGATTGGCAAACTCCATATGTTCTTGCAGAAAAGTATTTTAAAATCATTAATTCACCACATAAAAAAATGTATTTAATACCTAATGCAGGACATATGACTATGGTAGATCAACCTAAGTTGTTTTTTGAATCATTGTTAGAGATAAATCTGAACAATTAA
- a CDS encoding helix-turn-helix transcriptional regulator codes for MKNKLKEYREAVGLTQEQLGELVGVSRQAINSIETEKYEPSIWLAYDISRVFHCSIEEVFLFEQSERKSRAELSRRAI; via the coding sequence ATGAAAAATAAATTAAAAGAATATCGTGAAGCTGTTGGATTAACACAAGAACAGTTGGGAGAACTTGTAGGAGTATCGAGACAAGCAATAAATTCTATTGAAACAGAAAAATATGAACCATCTATATGGTTAGCTTATGACATTTCACGAGTATTTCACTGCTCAATAGAAGAGGTGTTTCTTTTTGAACAAAGTGAAAGAAAATCAAGAGCAGAGTTAAGCAGGAGGGCAATATAA
- a CDS encoding winged helix-turn-helix transcriptional regulator translates to MMEFKGTQYNCSMELTLDIIGGKWKPIIIWELGKKTMRFNELKRRLPNITQKMLTQQLRALEESKLINRVIYNQVPPKVEYSLTDYGLSLLPVLADLCEWAINYSNLITCKSEI, encoded by the coding sequence ATGATGGAATTTAAAGGTACTCAATATAATTGTTCTATGGAATTAACATTAGATATCATTGGAGGTAAATGGAAACCAATAATTATTTGGGAATTAGGGAAAAAAACTATGCGTTTTAATGAACTAAAAAGAAGGTTACCTAATATTACACAAAAAATGCTAACTCAACAGCTTAGAGCTTTAGAAGAAAGTAAGTTAATAAATAGAGTTATTTATAATCAAGTTCCTCCTAAGGTGGAATATTCACTTACGGATTACGGTTTGAGCCTTCTACCTGTTTTAGCAGATTTGTGTGAATGGGCAATTAATTATAGTAATTTAATTACATGTAAATCTGAAATATAA
- a CDS encoding endonuclease V yields MENTDFKFVSEEKCREIQANLKTKIVKDNTFELEDIHYIAGVDLAYWKDAVEKAVCCIVILDYATGEIVEEVNCVGEINFPYISGYLAFRELPLVMKCNEKLSVKPDLYVFDGNGYLHPRHMGIATHASFYLNKPTIGVAKNYYKIEDVDFVMPENEQGAFTDIVIDGEVYGRALRTCKDVKPIFISIGNYIDLETTTSIINKLVRKDSHIPIPTRYADIATHKMRSIYR; encoded by the coding sequence ATGGAGAATACTGATTTTAAATTTGTTTCAGAAGAAAAATGTAGAGAAATTCAAGCTAATTTAAAAACTAAAATTGTTAAAGATAATACCTTTGAGTTAGAGGATATTCATTATATTGCAGGAGTAGATTTGGCATATTGGAAAGATGCTGTAGAAAAAGCAGTTTGCTGCATAGTTATACTGGATTATGCAACAGGAGAGATAGTAGAAGAAGTTAATTGTGTAGGCGAAATTAACTTCCCATATATTTCTGGTTATTTAGCCTTCAGAGAATTACCACTTGTTATGAAATGCAATGAAAAATTAAGTGTTAAACCTGACTTATACGTTTTTGATGGAAATGGATATTTGCATCCAAGACATATGGGGATAGCAACACATGCGTCTTTTTATTTAAATAAGCCAACGATTGGTGTTGCAAAAAATTATTATAAGATTGAAGATGTTGATTTTGTTATGCCAGAAAATGAACAAGGTGCATTTACAGATATCGTCATTGATGGTGAAGTTTATGGACGTGCATTAAGAACCTGCAAGGATGTAAAGCCAATTTTTATATCAATTGGTAATTACATAGATTTAGAAACAACAACTAGCATTATAAATAAATTAGTAAGGAAAGATAGCCATATACCAATACCTACGAGATATGCAGATATTGCAACACATAAAATGAGAAGTATATATAGATAA
- a CDS encoding acyl-CoA thioesterase/bile acid-CoA:amino acid N-acyltransferase family protein — translation MKIEISNIEALITEKIDIKVLELMPNSKVKITLKAELPWCSGEEYSSYGVFISNEKGEVDLDLIEPIEGTYKAKDSMGLIYSLKKTRTVGKNIAENISIDKPMIMHMIFETSDEKKELELKRIFKTDDVIVKNICEEEFNGELFYKENSNNKLILMLGGSDGNMSAIKLMAAPLAARGINVLMVPYFAAGGLPEKLEEVPLEYFEKIFKWIESNTIVSSKEIFLHGTSKGGELALLLASRYKQIKKVVAVEPHAYCFQALNGMNCEKMVSSWSFKNKSIPFIEIDNNIFLEDQKTAIENGVTFGFASSYKKSIEKATNKEEARIKIENSEADLLLITGKEDNIWNSYDGCLIIQDNLKKNNYKHKVELLTCDGMGHPMPVPYIIPISDTLAMNMMGGVFSSGGTIEGNADGQYKSWQRTIGFFMEP, via the coding sequence ATGAAAATAGAAATATCAAATATAGAAGCACTTATAACTGAAAAAATAGACATAAAGGTATTAGAGCTAATGCCTAATAGTAAAGTGAAAATTACTTTGAAGGCAGAATTGCCATGGTGCTCAGGAGAGGAATATTCCTCTTATGGTGTATTTATATCCAATGAAAAAGGAGAAGTGGATTTAGATTTAATTGAACCTATAGAAGGCACTTATAAAGCTAAAGATAGTATGGGATTGATTTATTCATTGAAAAAAACAAGAACTGTAGGAAAAAATATTGCTGAAAATATCTCTATTGATAAACCAATGATAATGCATATGATATTTGAAACTTCTGATGAAAAAAAGGAACTTGAATTAAAGAGGATTTTTAAAACAGATGATGTTATTGTTAAGAATATATGTGAAGAAGAGTTTAATGGAGAATTATTTTATAAAGAAAATTCTAATAATAAATTAATCTTGATGCTAGGTGGATCAGATGGAAATATGAGTGCAATAAAACTTATGGCAGCACCACTTGCAGCGAGAGGAATTAATGTTCTTATGGTTCCGTATTTTGCAGCTGGAGGATTACCAGAGAAATTAGAAGAAGTGCCATTGGAATATTTTGAAAAAATATTTAAATGGATTGAAAGTAATACAATTGTAAGTTCGAAAGAGATATTTCTACATGGAACCTCTAAAGGTGGAGAATTAGCATTATTGCTTGCATCAAGATACAAGCAAATAAAAAAAGTGGTTGCAGTAGAACCTCATGCATATTGCTTTCAAGCACTAAATGGAATGAATTGTGAAAAGATGGTTTCCTCATGGTCATTTAAGAATAAATCAATTCCATTTATAGAAATTGATAATAATATATTTTTGGAAGATCAAAAGACGGCTATAGAAAATGGAGTGACCTTTGGATTTGCTAGTTCCTATAAAAAAAGTATTGAAAAAGCAACAAATAAAGAGGAAGCAAGAATAAAAATAGAGAATTCAGAAGCTGATCTCCTTTTGATCACGGGAAAGGAAGATAATATTTGGAATAGCTATGATGGTTGTTTGATAATACAAGATAATCTAAAAAAGAATAACTATAAGCATAAAGTGGAGCTATTAACATGTGATGGAATGGGACATCCAATGCCAGTACCATATATTATTCCAATAAGTGATACACTAGCTATGAATATGATGGGAGGAGTGTTTTCTTCAGGAGGAACCATAGAAGGTAATGCAGACGGGCAGTATAAATCCTGGCAAAGAACAATTGGATTTTTTATGGAACCATGA
- a CDS encoding glycoside hydrolase family 1 protein: protein MNINFPEGFLWGGAVAANQCEGAYLEDGKGLSVQDVLPKGIHGVRTEEPTEDNMKLVGIDFYHRYKEDIKLFAEMGFKVFRTSIAWSRIFPNGDENEPNEKGLKFYDDLFDECHKYGIEPLVTISHYETPLELAKRYDGWRSRKLIGYFENYVRVIFERYKDKVKYWLTFNEINSVIHAPFASGGILTPKEKLTLSDLYQAAHHELVASALAVKIGHELMPKAKIGCMILGITTYPLTPNPDDVIATMIKDRDTLFFADVHARGKYPRYMNRYFKQHDIHINMEPEDEEILKNTVDFISFSYYSSNCETVNPDLAEKTGGNLSRGYKNPYIKASEWGWPIDPKGLRFTLNKFYDRYDLPLFIVENGLGAVDELVDDGKGSKAVIDDYRIDYLRSHLLEVAEAIEDGVELMGYTSWGCIDVVSASTSELKKRYGYIYVDRNDDGSGTLNRYKKKSFDWYKEVIATNGNSLLNS from the coding sequence ATGAATATAAATTTTCCAGAAGGATTTTTATGGGGCGGTGCAGTTGCGGCCAATCAATGTGAAGGAGCATATTTAGAGGATGGAAAGGGACTTAGTGTTCAAGATGTGCTTCCTAAGGGAATACATGGGGTAAGAACTGAAGAACCTACTGAGGATAATATGAAATTAGTGGGTATAGATTTTTATCATAGATATAAAGAAGATATAAAGCTTTTTGCAGAAATGGGTTTTAAAGTGTTTAGAACTTCCATTGCATGGTCAAGAATTTTCCCAAATGGTGATGAAAACGAACCTAACGAAAAAGGTTTGAAATTTTATGATGATTTATTCGATGAGTGTCATAAATATGGAATTGAACCACTTGTAACAATATCTCATTATGAAACACCACTTGAATTAGCTAAAAGGTATGATGGGTGGAGAAGCCGTAAATTAATTGGCTATTTTGAGAATTATGTAAGGGTAATTTTTGAAAGATACAAAGATAAAGTAAAGTATTGGTTAACTTTTAATGAAATTAATTCAGTTATTCATGCACCATTTGCCAGTGGTGGAATCTTAACTCCAAAAGAGAAATTAACGTTAAGTGATCTATATCAAGCAGCTCATCATGAATTAGTGGCAAGTGCATTGGCAGTTAAAATTGGACATGAGCTTATGCCAAAGGCTAAAATTGGATGTATGATTTTAGGAATAACAACTTATCCTTTAACTCCAAATCCAGATGATGTTATTGCAACAATGATTAAGGATAGAGATACTTTATTTTTTGCAGATGTACATGCTAGAGGAAAATATCCAAGATATATGAATAGATATTTTAAACAACATGATATACATATTAATATGGAACCAGAAGATGAAGAAATACTTAAAAATACTGTGGATTTTATATCTTTTAGTTATTATTCTAGTAATTGTGAAACTGTAAATCCAGATTTAGCTGAAAAAACTGGAGGTAACTTAAGCAGGGGATATAAAAATCCTTATATTAAGGCTTCAGAATGGGGATGGCCAATAGATCCTAAGGGTTTAAGATTTACATTAAATAAATTCTATGATAGATATGATTTACCATTATTTATTGTAGAAAATGGACTTGGAGCTGTAGATGAATTAGTTGATGATGGAAAAGGAAGCAAAGCCGTAATTGATGATTACCGCATTGATTATTTAAGAAGTCATTTACTTGAAGTAGCAGAAGCAATTGAAGATGGAGTCGAATTGATGGGCTATACTTCATGGGGATGTATTGATGTTGTAAGTGCATCGACTTCAGAACTTAAAAAGCGTTATGGTTACATATATGTAGATCGTAATGATGATGGAAGTGGCACATTAAACAGATATAAGAAAAAGTCTTTTGATTGGTATAAGGAAGTCATTGCTACTAATGGAAATAGTCTTCTTAACAGTTAA